Proteins encoded within one genomic window of Triticum aestivum cultivar Chinese Spring chromosome 2D, IWGSC CS RefSeq v2.1, whole genome shotgun sequence:
- the LOC123055236 gene encoding bystin: MAGKKRKSSEKQPKGSRLPLGADADAVADAGKRRRSGAAKRHQAEEEESVPSSISAKILREALKQQQEEGLADSRHAAAAAAPAVSAAPSTSFPVPAADGGEDDDEDVDEFDGFDALSEYDGGVPEIDEEDEKALAAFMSKDTSSKRSLGDIILQKIREKDATVSTEGRPAVKLDSRIIELYKEVGQLLSRYTSGKIPKAFKRIPSLECWADVLQLTEPQNWSPNAVYQATRLFSSNMNAKNAVRFYEAILLPRLRHDIKQNKRLHFALYQSMKKSLYKPAAFFKGILLPLCQEGNCTLREAVIIGSIIQKVTIPPLHASAALMKLADLEYCGTTSYFIKLFLDKKYALPYRVLDAVFAHFMRFLDDERSMPVIWHQSLLAFVERYKNELEKKDKEQLSRLLDNQKHYLVTPEIRRELRSSANRGEKPTDMSICSPVSVITKPIEEDRWNVPEVPMEED, encoded by the exons ATGGCCGGGAAGAAGCGCAAGTCCTCCGAGAAGCAGCCCAAGGGCAGCCGCCTGCCGCTcggcgccgacgccgacgcggTGGCCGACGCCGGGAAGCGCCGCCGCTCCGGCGCCGCCAAGCGCCaccaggccgaggaggaggagtccGTGCCCTCCTCCATCAGCGCCAAGATCCTCCGCGAGGCCCtcaagcagcagcaggaggagggcCTCGCCGACtcccgccacgccgccgccgccgccgctccagctgTTTCCGCAGCCCCGTCCACGTCCTTCCCCGTCCCTGCCGCCGACGGcggcgaggatgacgacgaggacgtCGACGAGTTCGACGGCTTCGACGCGCTGAGCGAGTACGACGGCGGCGTG CCGGAGATCGACGAGGAGGATGAGAAGGCCCTCGCCGCGTTCATGTCCAAGGACACCTCCTCCAAGCGATCGCTTGGTGATATCATCCTCCAGAAGATCAGGGAGAAGGACGCCACTGTCTCAACAG aAGGACGGCCTGCTGTCAAGTTGGACAGCCGAATCATTGAACTCTACAAAGA GGTTGGCCAGCTCTTGAGCCGATACACCAGTGGCAAAATCCCCAAAGCGTTCAAGCGTATCCCATCGTTGGAATGCTGGGCAGATGTGCTGCAGTTAACTGAGCCTCAGAACTGGTCTCCTAACGCAGTGTACCAAGCAACACGGCTCTTCTCTTCAAACATGAATGCGAAGAACGCCGTGCGGTTCTACGAAGCTATTCTGCTGCCCCGTCTTCGCCATGACATAAAACAGAACAAGAGGCTCCATTTTGCACTTTATCAGTCCATGAAAAAATCCCTCTACAAGCCTGCTGCCTTTTTCAAGGGAATTCTGCTGCCACTCTGTCAG GAAGGAAATTGCACTCTGCGCGAAGCAGTAATTATTGGTAGTATTATCCAGAAAGTCACCATTCCTCCACTCCATGCGAG CGCGGCATTAATGAAACTAGCAGATTTGGAGTACTGTGGCACCACTAG TTACTTTATCAAGCTGTTTCTGGATAAGAAATATGCTTTGCCGTACCGTGTACTCGATGCTGTTTTTGCCCATTTCATGCGGTTTCTTGATGATGAGAGGAGCATGCCTGTTATATGGCACCAGTCACTGCTCGCCTTTGTGGAAAG ATACAAGAATGAGTTGGAGAAGAAAGACAAGGAACAGCTCTCACGCTTGTTAGATAACCAGAAGCATTATTTG GTAACTCCAGAAATCCGCAGGGAACTCCGGAGTAGTGCCAACAGGGGCGAAAAGCCGACCGATATGTCGATAT GTTCACCTGTTTCCGTGATCACCAAGCCAATCGAAGAGGACAGGTGGAATGTTCCGGAAGTGCCTATGGAGGAAGATTAG